The Brachyhypopomus gauderio isolate BG-103 chromosome 1, BGAUD_0.2, whole genome shotgun sequence genome includes the window gtggtggtgtttacaCAAGGTGGCTATATATCCTTGCAGAAAGACCTAAGCATTGCAGCTGGGGCTGAAGCGAGGACCATGCAGGAGATACTGGGGAGAGCACGAGGGACTGtggagcagggttgccaacttttgacgttcgcttggagtgagattttaacctggagccggtggcgagtgtattttgttggggggggcgaacgtaaaatggacacagattcagtgttatatcgccggtggatggcgccagggCTAGCGAACTactaacgtattgaatcatatatgtggatctgaggtaaataaactggatatttttttcggcgtgagatatcggaagtgtggcgtgagagcgtgtgaaaacggtcaaatgcgtgtgtctcacgctcaatgcgtgagagttggcaaccctggtggaGTGGGTCATGACTTACGGAGGGCGTGCCACTCATCCTGCCGGATGGTCTTGGTGATGTTGACCGGCATGTTCTTGGGCAGGATGGACGAACTGTAGTGGTACATCACTGGACTGCAGCGCTGGATCAGACCTGCAGGGGGTGGTGTAACGGGCCCAAGGTGGGACAAAAGTGGGACACAGAATAATGACGTATAGTCTGTGGAGACATGGAGACAGCTTTTCCACGAGGTTCAGACCTCTATATTAGAGTAAAACAGGGTTTGGGTTTTCCAaataaacacaaccaactcTTAATTACGTCTTTGTGCTCTGACTCAAATTGGTCAAACTTGAAATAGTTATTGTGACACTGGAGGTTGTGTCAGGCAGGAATCAGATTACCAAATACAGACAAAGTGATGAAGTTAAACAGAACACAGAGAAGTATCTGCTTGGCTCTGTGGACACTGTTGTAGAGACAGAATCTCAGCCAAGCCAGCTGTGATGTAGGGGATCTGAGCGTCATTCTCACAGATCAGCCTCTAATTATGCTAAAGCAAGCACGTGAGTGAGAAAATCGCTCCAATTAGCCACCATCATGCATTACAGGAAGCGATCCTCAGCCACGAGTCAGCTCTGCACGACAGAGCAATCAATCACCACAGTCTAGTTCCTATGGAGACTATCTATTTATTGAAAAGACAGTGTTAGCAATTGTACTGACGCAACTGAATAGTGTTCTGGAGAGTCACAACACTGCACTGTTTTACTTTTACTACACAGATCTAGAACAGTTCTAGAACAGCGGATCTAGGAGGAGGAAGCTTCAGTGCaagccacaaaaaaaaaacttctggAAGTTTTATTTGTATAATTATTGAACCacaataatttttttaagtatgACTAAACTGAGACAAGAACATCGGTGTTCAAGATGCATATTCACCGCGTGGAATGTGACATGCATGAAGATTCTAAGCACGTTCTAAGGACTGACACCTGATCAGTTCTAAAGCAGAGGACTCTCCATCAGTGCTGGGCTGCTTCTCATCACCATGGCCACTGGCGAGTCCTGCGCATGGAAGCACAGCATCAGCACACCCACGGCAACTGCTGCGTACATGCAGGCTGCTAGGCAACGGTTTGGCTTGCATCATCAGGACTAGGTCAGGGTCAGAAGTTGACCAGTGGGCTAGAGACACAGCTGCCATACAGTGCTGCAAGACGGAAGGTGGGAATGAGCATTTTACAATCAATTATTAAAGTGATATACCTGAAAATACTTTTACAAGAGCCCCTGTGTGAAACATGATTCCAGCACAGCATGTATTGCTTCACAATACTATAACAATGCCCTGGTTGAGAGGATTATCCCCATAGCCAAAATGTTAAACCTCTGCCAAATATCGATTTGCATATACCAGAAATTATCTTCagaaattctcaaaactttcttctagtctccacacacacaaaaaaaattataGTTACTATAGACTTAAAAGATCAACAAATGTCAGTAGGTCTTTGAAATCGGCTCAAAGCCTTTCAACCCCTTGATAACAGAACACGGACGTGATTTAATCCGTTTAGAACATGCCACTAGTCTCGtcgccccctcccccacacacaccaccatgtcTACCATTGTAGCTCaagtgagacagacagatgaaTTGTTGGCGATAAATCAGCGAGAGGCGTAATCCTGGCCTTTGTCTCTTTCAAGTTGAACTGGTAGTGCACTTCATCACAGTTTCTGTATTTAGGGCAATCTATACAGCCACCTACAGACACTGGGGGAATCCAAAGAACAAATTATTGATGGCGATACAGTCACGTGAGCAACACGCGCCTTACAGCAAGGACAGAATGGAACTGCTGCCAGCATTGaatctaaaaaaaaacagagtggCTTGAAGCTTTATGTGGACCGTAGTAGGAAGGCGGCGAAATACGTACGTCTATGAATAGGCGAAATGCAAATAAAGGTTTTAATGATCAAGTGGAAACTGTTACTTCTCTTATGAGACTCCGATGCATTGCATTTCTGAGTTAAGGAAAGAAACCGTTCATATTTTTGTGATGCCCGTTGTCTTTGTTGTCTCGGAAAAGGTTCTCTGTTGTCCTCAACTTCCTTGAACGATTATGTTCTACGTATAGCTTGCAAGTTTTGCTGAGGCGCATATATGAAAATATATTGCATGAGGCTTCATTGTAGCGTGTTTCTTCACGCTTGACGGTTCGCCGTGATTTTTCTGTTAGGCCTTCCTCGTCCCTGTGTGtttataaataattaattttgttCCGCTTTCTCTTCCCCGCAGAGACGTGTGAGCTATTAACCCATTATAACTTATTATCTCACGGCTGCATTTCTTACATATGCAAATACGCTCAACACAATCGAAAGGCGTGAGATTGCACTTGATCTCATACTGCGCCGAGTACTTGAGCAGAATCAGCACCACGGCCAGCGACCGAGTTACGGGTCCAACTGCCAACAAATGTCAAACGAATTAAACATGAACTAGTGCCAAGTTGAGCATAACTATTGTTTACCGATTTAATTGAGCATGATGTTCATCAGGACCTGATGGTGGCAGAAGCAGAGCTGTAGGCCATTTCCAAATGGAGAAAAATTGGTCCACTGCTACACGTTTAATACATTTGTTTAATATTACATCCTCCTTATTGACAAGAGGATTTACAAACTGTGACCCGAATATATGTAGCGGTGTGTGCATCGAATGGAAGCGACACGAACCCTCACCTTTGTATATAAGATCATCCGTCTCCAGGTCAAAGCCATCACGGAGGCACTTTCGCCATAATCCGGAGATGGTGGAATTGTACTGACGGCTACAGTGAGACTCCATGGAGGATGCAGCGGCAACAAGGTGCCGCCTTTCACGAGGTAGTGGTCCCACAACTGGCCCCGCTTTCGTTTCAATGCCATTTGGAGGCATCTGGAGGGGCAGGTTGTGATTTGAGATGTAAATGTAGCCAGGGTCGTTGCGGTTGTTGGCGTAGTTCTTACAGCGCTCCCGGTGCCGACGGGCATCCGTCTCGTACCAGTAGTCTGTGCAGATAGCCGTTGCCAGTAAACACAGCGAACAGAACGCCAAGAAAAGCCCCGTGCTGGTTAAAATCTTAATGGCGGCCATCTTCTCCGTTCGATGGGTAGCCCAGAGAGGCGCACGGTCGCTCCGTGGTGAGAGgtagcaaaacaaaaacagacactCAGAGCCTCTCGCACCTCTCTGACGCCGACATGACGGACGCAAAGTACCGCCCGGTACTGAGGGTGTTCTGCTGCCGTGGAGAGCCCCGTCAGATACGTTTCTCCCTCACCGATCGTACtgagttttattatttttttggaaGAGGAGAGCGAGGAGAGCGGAGCCGATGTGAGCAGTCCGGAGAAACAGTTGAATGgtgtaattctctctctctcctcttgggCTTCAGAGGGCAAAGGAGCAACTAATCAAATGCCTCAAGAAAAAGAACTAGGGTATTGATACTGGCCCGTTTGATTACGATACCTACACACGTGAACGGCAACGCTAAACCTTAACGCACTAGCACATATATCACCAGGCGAGATACAGTAGATTAAACAGCTTCGGCGGCAATATGCGAAGTGACTCACTTTTGCTGTAAAGTTCAAAGTCCAGTTGCGTAGTAGCTTTACTAAACAGTGAGAAGTTGCGATTTCTCAGAGTTGTTCATCACAACTCACAGGTACGTTTGTaaacaaatgtgttttctttccaTGATATTTTCCTTCTCTTGGGGAAAGGAATTAAATAGAACCAGAACTATATCAAGTGAAAGGTCACAATAAAAATAGGGTCAGGACAGGAATCGTTCATTTAAATCATATTGCCTTTATTAGAGATTCTCGCCCTGGTATTACTACCATAAGAGGAGAATCTCAAGATGTTCAGCTGCTCAAGGGAAATTCTCAGTCAGCCGCCCGCCGAGGACGCAGCGGGGGGCACGCCTACGAACAGGATGATCAGTCGTTTGAAATGTTCCcaaaagcaataaatataacAGCATCTAATCAAATGTGTGTCGTGCTAGCGCTTGAACTGTAGAATAATGAAATACTCATTTCCACTGCAATATATTGTATACTGTGAAGCAGCCAATTTCACTATTCGTAAAGGCACCAGAGACTCTAACATACAAAGTACTGGATGACGGGCAATATGAACTACAATTACATGATGCAGCTGCTTGCAGACGCCTTCATGTTATTAGCCAATTTTAGTCTACACCTTTGGTCCCATGACATTATCTTCTTCTGCCCATGCTACGGTGGCCGAGAAGGGCAAAACTATATGACAGCTACCCAACAGTCCCACTAAATTCCAGCCACCCTAATTACTAACTCATTCTGAGGTAACCACACACTACATGCTTCAGTTACATAAACCCAAAGCAATCAATTCAACAGCAAGGACAAtatgggggcagtcatggtctggtggtagtgAACTgttcttgtgaccggagggtcgtggttttgattcccagacctgaggccatgactgaggtgcccttgagcaaggtacCTAACCCCGACTgctccccaaacacacacacacacacacacacacacacacacacacacacacacacacacacacacacacacacacacacacacacacacacacacacacacacacacacacacacacacacacacacactagtataTATATAGGACATTAAAGATGCACAGCCCAAATACAAAATGCAGTGAAATGGCACATACAACTTCCATGGAAGCAACATCACTGATTACACGTTACTTAAGTGTAAACCTTACACCTTAAACCTACTGATTAAAAAGGTGCCACTGCATTATATATGCATTTAAAGAAGTGTAGCTACAGACTGTAGTGGGTTGCCATACTCAGATTCAGCAGCCACCCCCTACTGGTCTGTTCCTGACCACAAGACCACTGTGGACCAGATGCTATTTGGGTGGCAGACCATCCCAGACACAACAGTGACACGGGAGTAGTGGAACGGTAGCAGCCGTTGTGTTGCTACGCCAGTCAGAATTGTCGCTAGAGGGATTTTTTACATGCGTCAGTGTCGCTGCTAGCTTGAAACGGTCCACCCACTTAAACTTGGGTAGACAACAGATCTGCGTTCAGATATTGACAGACTTGGATGATGTCTTACAAACTGTTCGTGGCAACAGAGCTCTGCATAAAGCTCTAATAAGTGGTTCCAGTTAAGTGGGTGATTTAAACAACTCTGTTTGTGTTTCTCAGTGCCATGCCTGGTATACTGCACTGCGCAAATGAGTCGTTAACCagagtgcgcacacacacacaccttttacaTCACATCTCTTGGGGGAATCAGACAGGCTGGGCAGGCTTCATTCATAAATGAGACACATCATGATTGAATGCAGCTTGCAGGTTTTGGAACAAGCAATGTAAAAGGTCTTCTACAAATGCAGCATGCCACAGAAGCAAACGTAGGAGATGATCTAGTTAGGAATCAATCATTTCAGACACCAGCGAGCAGTTAACTCTGCTGCTGGAACTGAATGCCTGCAATTAGACAAGCATTTGTGAGTGTGCACTCTGCCTAGGAAAGTTGCAGCCAGTTTCCCCATACACAGCAAGCCACGCCAGGGCAGCTTACAAAGGAAGGCACCCCACAGGGGAGTAGTTACTCCAACCATCCCTCACCAAACAGACTGTGTCAAAGTTGGACAGGGTGTGGACCCAATCGATGCCACGCTCCAGCTCTCCGGCCCAGGCAGGGAGAAACATAGGATGACTGTAACGCAACAACCATGAAAGGAATTCTGGGTACGTACATGCCAGGAACACAAACCCTGCGTGGTTTTGACGGATGTCTAAGAAGCCACTTTAATGCAAGAATATATAATGTGTAAAAAGCAAGTAACTTTAGTATGAGTATTAAGTCATGCTCTCTGCTCCAAAAccagaaaccaaatcttgatccgactgtgctatctaattatagacccatttcaaacacatcatttatatctaagatcatagaaaaagctgttgcccagcaattatgcctatatctgcataggaataacacatttgaaaagttccaatctggttttaggccccatcacagtactgaaacagcattagttaaagtaacaaatgatctcctccttgcatcagatcaaggctatgtatcactgttagtgcttcttgatcttagtgcagctttcgacacaattgatcataggatcttgctagaaaggttagaacgctgggttggagtctcaggcacagccctttcatggtttcagtcttacttaacaaatcgctatcagtttgtagagctcaataatatttcatccaaacgtacaatggttaaatatggggtcccgcaaggctccatcttaggaccactattatttacattatatatgctaccattgggcacagttataaacaaacatggtgtca containing:
- the tmem276b gene encoding transmembrane protein 178B; protein product: MAAIKILTSTGLFLAFCSLCLLATAICTDYWYETDARRHRERCKNYANNRNDPGYIYISNHNLPLQMPPNGIETKAGPVVGPLPRERRHLVAAASSMESHCSRQYNSTISGLWRKCLRDGFDLETDDLIYKGLIQRCSPVMYHYSSSILPKNMPVNITKTIRQDEWHALHLRRMTAGFVGMALSIILFGWVVGVLGCCQQHDLMQYVAGLLFLMGGTCCIISLCTCVAGINFELSRYPRYLYGLPEDISHGYGWSMFCAWGGLGLTLLAGFLCTLAPSLSGPSSRTAVHKPRHENGTV